A window of Hyphomicrobiales bacterium genomic DNA:
CCTCGGTCATCGGGATAGCCCTCACTCGGAGGACTGTGTCATACCGCCCCCTCCGGGACGGACGAAGCTCCGGAGGGCCTTTGCCCTCCGGAGCCGTATTCATGTCAAGCAGGCGAAACCTACTTGAGCTCGACGGTGGCGCCAGCCTCTTCGAGCTTCTTCTTGAGTTCTTCGGCTTCGTCCTTGGACGCGCCTTCCTTGACCGCCTTCGGAGCGCCTTCAACGAGATCCTTGGCTTCCTTGAGGCCGAGGCCCGTGATCGCACGGACTTCCTTAATCACGTTGATCTTCTTGTCGCCGGCCGAGGCCAGGATGACGTCGAATTCGGTCTTTTCTTCAGCAGCAGCAGCATCGCCACCGGCAGCACCGCCGACAGCCGCGACCGCGACCGGAGCAGCCGCGGAGACGCCCCACTTCTCTTCGAGCATCTTCGACAGCTCAGCCGCTTCCATGACGGTGAGAGCGGAAAGCTCTTCTACGATTTTTTCCAGATCAGCCATTGTATTGGTTACCTATCAGTTCGAACCGTTGTTATACGTTTTGTCCTTACGGCCTCACGCCGCGTTGCCCTTTTCAGCATAAGCCGACAGCACACGGGCGACCTGACCGCCAGGCGCCGAAAGCACCTGTGCGATACGCGTCGCGGGCGTGCTGATCATGCCGACCAGCTTGGCGCGGAGTTCGTCGATCGACGGCATCGAGGCGAGCGCCTTGACACCTTCTGCATCGAGATTGGTCGTACCGAGCGCACCGCCCAGAACAACGAGCTTGTCGTTGGCCTTGGCGAAGTCCGAAACCACCTTCGGAGCCGCAACCGGATCGTCCGAATAGGCGATGACGGTCGGACCCTCGAAAAGGTCGGTAATGTGCTCGATCTCCGTGCCCTTGAGGGCAAGCTTGACGAGGCGGTTCTTGGCCACTTTGACGGATCCACCCGCCGCCCGCATTTTCGACCGGAGGTCGGTCATCTTGGCGACGTCGAGACCCGCATAGTGGGCAACGACTACAACGCCGGCGCCCGTAAACACCTCGTTGAGCGCCGCAACGAGCTCTTGTTTTTCAGCTCTTTCCACGTGCCTCTCCACAAATGACGGTCGGGCGAGCCCGTCCGTCGGTTGCCTTTGCCGCCGCTCCCGCCGCTACATGCGCATAGGGAACCGGCGACGCTCACATGCCTGCCCCCTTGGCGCGCGATACGGCAACGCAAAGGCTCAACGGATCGAACCGGATACGGAGGCGAACCTCCTGCAATCGGCTCTCTCCCGTCTCATGCAGGCCCGGTAGGCTTAAGCGGCTTGCGCCACACCTGCAGTCTCGGACAGGTTCGGCCCCGCACCGCCCCGGCTGCTGCCGGCATGGCTTGGAGCCTTCCCGCCCGAACCCATAAGGACCCGGGCGGTAATTCTCGGGTACCGGGGCTTAGCCGCCCAGCACGGTACCGATATCGACACGGATACCCGGGCCCATGGTCGAGGAAATCGCCATGCGCTGCATGTAGGTACCCTTGGCGCCGGTCGGCTTCGCCTTGGAAACCGCATCGGTCAGCGCCTTGATGTTCTCGATCAGCGCGTCCGCGGTGAACGACGCCTTGCCGACGCCGGCATGGACGATGCCCGCCTTCTCGACGCGGAACTGGACCGCGCCGCCCTTGGCGTCGTTGACGGCAGCCTTGACGTCGACGGTCACCGTGCCGACCTTCGGGTTCGGCATCATGCCGCGCGGGCCAAGGATCTTGCCGAGACGGCCGACCAGCGGCATCATGTCCGGCGTCGCGATGCAACGGTCGAAATTGATTTCGCCCTTCTGCACCTGCTCCATCAGATCTTCCGCACCGACGATGTCGGCACCCGCCGCCGTCGCCTCTTCGGCCTTGTCGCCGCGGGCGAAAACCGCAACGCGCACCGTACGGCCGGTGCCGTTCGGCAGCACGCAAACGCCGCGAACCATCTGGTCCGCATGACGCGGATCGACGCCGAGATTAAGCGCAATCTCGATGGTCTCGTCGAACTTCGTCTTGGCGCGTTCCTTGACCAGGGTCACCGCTTCTTCGAGCGGGTACGCCTTGGTGCGATCGATGCCCTCGAGGGCCGTGCGAATCCGCTTACCTGCCTTGGCCATCAGATTACTCCACCACCTCGAGGCCCATCGAACGGGCCGAGCCTTCAACCATGCGCATCGCCGATTCAACCGACGCCGCATTCAGATCCTTCATCTTCGCTTCAGCGATCTCGCGCACCTGCGCGGAAGTCACCGAGCCGGCGACCGTGCGGCCCGGGGCAGTCGAGCCCTTCGGCAGCTTGGCGGCCTTCTTCAGGAAGTGGCTGACCGGCGGGGTCTTGATCTCGAACGAGAACGACTTGTCCGTGTAGTACGTGATCACGCACGGGCACGGCGCACCCTTCTCGATATCCTGGCTCTGCGCGTTGAACGCCTTGCAGAATTCCATGATGTTCAGACCGCGCTGACCGAGCGCGGGACCGATCGGCGGCGACGGCGTTGCCGACCCCGCAGGCACCTGAAGCTTCAGGAACCCTTGTACTTTCTTCGCCATTTCATGTCTCCCATATCAGGCACCGGAACGACCGGCTTTGGAAGTGGGCGGTGCGGCCGTCAGACGGCGGCGAAACCGTCTCGTACCTCCCGCCCCTTTGCGAACGAGCGCCTCATGACGAAGCGCGTGCGCCCGGCTCTTTTCGGCACTCCGGCTGAACCGGACCGCCCGGACGGCGACAGCCTACAGCTTGTCGACCTGCCCGTATTCCAGCTCGACCGGGGTCGCCCGGCCGAAAATCGAAACCGCAACCTTGAGCCGCGCGCGCTCTTCGTCGACTTCCTCGACGACGCCGCTGAACGAGGCAAACGGACCGTCCGACACGCGGACCTGCTCGCCGACCTCGAAGCTGATCGACGGCTTCGGCCGATCGACGCCTTCCTGCACCTGATGCAGGATGCGATCCGCTTCGGTATCCGAAATCGGGATCGGCTTCTTGTCGGCACCGAGGAAGCCGGTCACCTTCGGCGTATTCTTGATCAGGTGATAAGCCTCGTCGGTGAGGTCGACCTTGACCAGAACGTAGCCCGGGAAGAACTTGCGCTCGGCGTCCACCTTGCGGCCGCGGCGCACTTCGACGACCTTCTCGGTCGGAACCAGCACAGCCTCGAACAGATCGCCAAGACCCGTCGCGTCGGCTTTTTCCCGAATGGATTCCGCCACCTTCTTTTCGAAATTCGAATAAGCGTGGACGATGTACCAACGCTTGGCCATGATCGTCTAATCCCTGAATTCCATAAAGCCGCAGCTTTAGCCGCCAATGCCGAGCAGCAAACTGATTCCAAAACCCAGCAACTGATCAACGAGCAGGAAGAAAATCGACGCGATGAACACCATCACGAACACCATGACGGTGGTG
This region includes:
- the rplK gene encoding 50S ribosomal protein L11, with translation MAKKVQGFLKLQVPAGSATPSPPIGPALGQRGLNIMEFCKAFNAQSQDIEKGAPCPCVITYYTDKSFSFEIKTPPVSHFLKKAAKLPKGSTAPGRTVAGSVTSAQVREIAEAKMKDLNAASVESAMRMVEGSARSMGLEVVE
- a CDS encoding transcription termination/antitermination protein NusG; the protein is MAKRWYIVHAYSNFEKKVAESIREKADATGLGDLFEAVLVPTEKVVEVRRGRKVDAERKFFPGYVLVKVDLTDEAYHLIKNTPKVTGFLGADKKPIPISDTEADRILHQVQEGVDRPKPSISFEVGEQVRVSDGPFASFSGVVEEVDEERARLKVAVSIFGRATPVELEYGQVDKL
- a CDS encoding 50S ribosomal protein L10, producing the protein MERAEKQELVAALNEVFTGAGVVVVAHYAGLDVAKMTDLRSKMRAAGGSVKVAKNRLVKLALKGTEIEHITDLFEGPTVIAYSDDPVAAPKVVSDFAKANDKLVVLGGALGTTNLDAEGVKALASMPSIDELRAKLVGMISTPATRIAQVLSAPGGQVARVLSAYAEKGNAA
- a CDS encoding 50S ribosomal protein L7/L12, giving the protein MADLEKIVEELSALTVMEAAELSKMLEEKWGVSAAAPVAVAAVGGAAGGDAAAAEEKTEFDVILASAGDKKINVIKEVRAITGLGLKEAKDLVEGAPKAVKEGASKDEAEELKKKLEEAGATVELK
- a CDS encoding 50S ribosomal protein L1, which encodes MAKAGKRIRTALEGIDRTKAYPLEEAVTLVKERAKTKFDETIEIALNLGVDPRHADQMVRGVCVLPNGTGRTVRVAVFARGDKAEEATAAGADIVGAEDLMEQVQKGEINFDRCIATPDMMPLVGRLGKILGPRGMMPNPKVGTVTVDVKAAVNDAKGGAVQFRVEKAGIVHAGVGKASFTADALIENIKALTDAVSKAKPTGAKGTYMQRMAISSTMGPGIRVDIGTVLGG
- a CDS encoding preprotein translocase subunit SecE; the protein is MAKTNPIAFFQQVRAETAKVTWPTRRETAITTVMVFVMVFIASIFFLLVDQLLGFGISLLLGIGG